Proteins from a single region of Apium graveolens cultivar Ventura chromosome 7, ASM990537v1, whole genome shotgun sequence:
- the LOC141672036 gene encoding histone H3.3-like, protein MEMARTKQTARKSIGGKVPGKQLTHKVARMRAPTTGAYRKPHRYRPGTVALREIRKYQKTTELLILKLPFQRLVREIAQGIKSDLRFQSHAVLALQEASEAYLVGLFHDANLCSIHAKRVTIMPKDIQLARRIRGECA, encoded by the exons agatGGCTCGTACCAAGCAAACTGCTCGTAAATCTATTGGAGGAAAGGTTCCTGGAAAGCAGCTCACACACAAG GTTGCTCGTATGCGTGCTCCAACAACTGGTGCCTATAGGAAGCCACATAGATACCGCCCTGGAACAGTTGCCCTTCG TGAGATCCGTAAGTATCAGAAGACTACTGAGCTTTTGATATTAAAACTTCCATTCCAGAGGCTTGTACGTGAAATTGCTCAAGGAATTAAG AGTGATTTGCGTTTCCAGAGCCATGCAGTCCTGGCTCTACAGGAGGCATCGGAGGCCTACCTGGTAGGCCTATTCCATGATGCCAACTTGTGTTCAATTCATGCTAAGCGGGTGACAATAATGCCAAAGGACATTCAGCTGGCAAGGAGGATCCGCGGAGAGTGTGCTTAA